One region of Pygocentrus nattereri isolate fPygNat1 chromosome 14, fPygNat1.pri, whole genome shotgun sequence genomic DNA includes:
- the znf207a gene encoding BUB3-interacting and GLEBS motif-containing protein ZNF207a isoform X2 codes for MGRKKKKQMKPWCWYCNRDFDDEKILIQHQKAKHFKCHICHKKLYTGPGLAIHCMQVHKETIDGVPNAIPGRTDIELEIYGMEGIPEKDMEERRRVLEQKTQENQKKKQNQDDTDEDEEDEEAGPSFQQPAAQPQAAYAPMTQPGMAPVPAPGMPPGSYSGMPPMMPGVPPMMPAMPPVMPGMPPGMMPMGGMMPPGPGMPPMIPGMPPGMPPPMGHRPGMNHLPQAPASTAPSMMPRAATPASTVAAPQPAVTKPLFPSAGQAQQGVSGAAAGPSASSSAAPKATFPAYSQPISPAANTGSTVAKPATPVTSKPATLTTTSATSKLIHPDEDISLEELRAQLPRYQCKMPSTGQAHISAPPVGPMGGVMPSQQGIASQQPGVRHPMHGPYGAPPQAVPGYVPGGMPTYGQGPPMVPPFQGAPPRPPMAMRPPVMSQGGRY; via the exons ATGgggaggaaaaagaagaagcagATGAAGCCGTGGTGCTG GTATTGTAATAGAGATTTTGACGATGAAAAGATCCTCATTCAACACCAGAAagccaaacattttaaatgtcacATATGCCATAAGAAGCTTTATACTGGTCCAGGTCTGGCCATCCACTGTATGCAG GTTCACAAAGAAACTATAGATGGTGTTCCCAATGCAATACCTGGCAGAACAGACATTGAGCTGGAAATTTACGGAATGGAGGGTATTCCAGAGAAAGATATGGAAGAAAGGAGACGTGTGCTCGAGCAGAAAACACAAG AAaaccagaaaaagaaacagaaccaAGATGACAcagatgaggatgaggaggacGAAGAGGCAGGACCCTCTTTCCAGCAGCCAGCAGCACAGCCCCAGGCTGCGTACGCCCCTATGACGCAACCTGGGATGGCCCCGGTGCCAGCACCAGGGATGCCACCTGGGAGCTACTCAG GAATGCCTCCAATGATGCCTGGTGTCCCTCCCATGATGCCAGCGATGCCCCCAGTCATGCCAGGAATGCCACCAGG CATGATGCCAATGGGTGGAATGATGCCACCTGGACCAGGAATGCCTCCTATGATACCAGGGATGCCACCAG GCATGCCTCCTCCTATGGGTCATCGTCCAGGCATGAACCACCTTCCTCAGGCCCCAGCTTCCACGGCTCCTAGCATGATGCCCAGAGCAGCAACTCCTGCATCCACAGTGGCTGCTCCTCAGCCTGCAGTCACCAAGCCCTTATTCCCTAGTGCTGGACAG GCTCAGCAGGGTGTGTCTGGAGCGGCAGCAGGCCCCTCTGCCTCTTCCTCTGCTGCTCCAAAAGCCACATTCCCAGCCTACAGCCAACCGATATCCCCTGCTGCCAACACAGGCAGCACTGTGGCCAAACCTGCCACCCCAGTCACAAGTAAGCCTGCCACCCTCACCACCACCAGTGCAACCAGTAAGTTGATCCACCCTGATGAGGATATCTCTCTG GAGGAGCTGCGTGCTCAGCTCCCACGCTACCAGTGTAAAATGCCCAGCACAGGGCAGGCCCACATCAGTGCCCCCCCAGTTGGACCAATGGGGGGAGTGATGCCCTCTCAGCAGGGAATTGCTTCACAGCAGCCGGGAGTCAGGCATCCAATGCACG GGCCATACGGTGCTCCACCACAGGCAGTACCTGGCTATGTGCCAGGGGGGATGCCAACATATGGGCAAGGCCCCCCAATGGTTCCTCCTTTCCAGGGAGCCCCACCGCGGCCACCCATGGCCATGAGACCCCCTGTAATGTCCCAGGGAGGCAGATATTGA
- the znf207a gene encoding BUB3-interacting and GLEBS motif-containing protein ZNF207a isoform X1, producing MGRKKKKQMKPWCWYCNRDFDDEKILIQHQKAKHFKCHICHKKLYTGPGLAIHCMQVHKETIDGVPNAIPGRTDIELEIYGMEGIPEKDMEERRRVLEQKTQENQKKKQNQDDTDEDEEDEEAGPSFQQPAAQPQAAYAPMTQPGMAPVPAPGMPPGSYSGMPPMMPGVPPMMPAMPPVMPGMPPGMMPMGGMMPPGPGMPPMIPGMPPGMPPPMGHRPGMNHLPQAPASTAPSMMPRAATPASTVAAPQPAVTKPLFPSAGQMGTRAPSTSSASSSVDTLSATSKPLSQAQQGVSGAAAGPSASSSAAPKATFPAYSQPISPAANTGSTVAKPATPVTSKPATLTTTSATSKLIHPDEDISLEELRAQLPRYQCKMPSTGQAHISAPPVGPMGGVMPSQQGIASQQPGVRHPMHGPYGAPPQAVPGYVPGGMPTYGQGPPMVPPFQGAPPRPPMAMRPPVMSQGGRY from the exons ATGgggaggaaaaagaagaagcagATGAAGCCGTGGTGCTG GTATTGTAATAGAGATTTTGACGATGAAAAGATCCTCATTCAACACCAGAAagccaaacattttaaatgtcacATATGCCATAAGAAGCTTTATACTGGTCCAGGTCTGGCCATCCACTGTATGCAG GTTCACAAAGAAACTATAGATGGTGTTCCCAATGCAATACCTGGCAGAACAGACATTGAGCTGGAAATTTACGGAATGGAGGGTATTCCAGAGAAAGATATGGAAGAAAGGAGACGTGTGCTCGAGCAGAAAACACAAG AAaaccagaaaaagaaacagaaccaAGATGACAcagatgaggatgaggaggacGAAGAGGCAGGACCCTCTTTCCAGCAGCCAGCAGCACAGCCCCAGGCTGCGTACGCCCCTATGACGCAACCTGGGATGGCCCCGGTGCCAGCACCAGGGATGCCACCTGGGAGCTACTCAG GAATGCCTCCAATGATGCCTGGTGTCCCTCCCATGATGCCAGCGATGCCCCCAGTCATGCCAGGAATGCCACCAGG CATGATGCCAATGGGTGGAATGATGCCACCTGGACCAGGAATGCCTCCTATGATACCAGGGATGCCACCAG GCATGCCTCCTCCTATGGGTCATCGTCCAGGCATGAACCACCTTCCTCAGGCCCCAGCTTCCACGGCTCCTAGCATGATGCCCAGAGCAGCAACTCCTGCATCCACAGTGGCTGCTCCTCAGCCTGCAGTCACCAAGCCCTTATTCCCTAGTGCTGGACAG ATGGGGACTCGAGCTCCCAGCACAAGCTCAGCCTCCTCCAGTGTGGACACTTTGTCAGCAACCTCTAAACCGCTGTCGCAA GCTCAGCAGGGTGTGTCTGGAGCGGCAGCAGGCCCCTCTGCCTCTTCCTCTGCTGCTCCAAAAGCCACATTCCCAGCCTACAGCCAACCGATATCCCCTGCTGCCAACACAGGCAGCACTGTGGCCAAACCTGCCACCCCAGTCACAAGTAAGCCTGCCACCCTCACCACCACCAGTGCAACCAGTAAGTTGATCCACCCTGATGAGGATATCTCTCTG GAGGAGCTGCGTGCTCAGCTCCCACGCTACCAGTGTAAAATGCCCAGCACAGGGCAGGCCCACATCAGTGCCCCCCCAGTTGGACCAATGGGGGGAGTGATGCCCTCTCAGCAGGGAATTGCTTCACAGCAGCCGGGAGTCAGGCATCCAATGCACG GGCCATACGGTGCTCCACCACAGGCAGTACCTGGCTATGTGCCAGGGGGGATGCCAACATATGGGCAAGGCCCCCCAATGGTTCCTCCTTTCCAGGGAGCCCCACCGCGGCCACCCATGGCCATGAGACCCCCTGTAATGTCCCAGGGAGGCAGATATTGA